A genomic segment from Chiroxiphia lanceolata isolate bChiLan1 chromosome 27, bChiLan1.pri, whole genome shotgun sequence encodes:
- the SBNO2 gene encoding protein strawberry notch homolog 2 isoform X2 → MSQMHFWLKFPSLYKDSSYLDELSNNSLFSSPADSLSDIADPKDFLPADSLNHVPTLWDVSTPQNPIELFSSSTPFSGLNSSHDHVPAVPNTPLLISYQSQAPAEEEDEGEEEETEELGQTETYAEYIPSKSKIGKHHPDLVVETSTLSSVPPPDITYSLSLPCSVADKGSLSALQLEAIIYACQQHEVLLPNGQRAGFLIGDGAGVGKGRTVAGIIFENYLKGRKKALWFSVSNDLKYDAERDLKDIEASHIPVHALNKIKYGDTATSEGVLFATYSALIGESQAGGQHRTRLKQILDWCRENFDGVIVFDECHKAKNASSTKMGKAVLDLQNKLPQARVVYASATGASEPKNMIYMSRLGIWGEGTPFRAFDEFLHAIEKRGVGAMEIVAMDMKVSGMYIARQLSFTGVTFRIEEIPLDEQYKAVYDKAAKLWAEALMVFQQAADCIGLESRKSLWGQFWSAHQRFFKYLCIAAKVRRLVELAQEELARDKCIVIGLQSTGEARTREVLDENDGHLNRFVSAAEGVFLSLIQKHFPSTKRKREKGTGIKRKRRPRGRWPKALRGLCDPGVIKISDDSSTESDDSPSDINSSPESLVETDDVIFVEQTYTGCAAEGSFHMLPSQKELHGLRELEIVEKMKQDLLAKVQALGKELPLNTLDELIDYFGGPENVAEMTGRKGHVVRRPDGSVVFESRAEQGLSIDHVNLKEKERFMNGDKLVAIISEASSSGISLQADRRVKNQKRRVHMTLELPWSADRAIQQFGRTHRSNQVSAPEYVFLISELAGERRFASIVAKRLESLGALTHGDRRATESRDLSKYNFENKYGAKALDRVLSTILSHMENRVPVPKSYERREADFFREMKQGLISVGICCSQMKYGTVSVEKDCSITKFLNRILGLEVDKQNMLFQYFSDTFDYLIEKDKKEGKYDMGILDLAPGVDEIYEESKEVFLTPGHPQDGQVVFYKISVDRGLKWEEAYEKSLKLTGANEGFYLSYKMRGSKYTCLLAEQSRGKNFILYKPNIGKQSQPESLDSLQKKYRRVMPEEAKEHWESSYHFSLKNCNHAVWNKSCKLIQEGKECFQGMRLRHYYMLCGALLRVWSRIAGIMADITASSYLQIVRLKTKEKKKQVGIKIPESCVHRVREELKQMDQDVKRKHSRLLQAREQGPPFSLPLHLLPGPRLPLSLPSLCQDEILDLTCSPPSSSIPDVVMNPEPGALCFPSEPPLQPHQQHQLPFCFGLEGGVAPGPSRHEPPAPPPPPPLQQPQEDFLQQDGSINFREILEDMLRTFPQENLLPQERQSVIQFSGPHLDF, encoded by the exons TCTCAGGctcctgcagaggaggaggatgagggtgaggaggaagaaacagaagagttgGGGCAAACGGAGACCTATGCAGAATACATCCCTTCAAAGT CCAAGATTGGGAAGCACCACCCTGACCTGGTGGTTGAGACGAGTACCCTGTCCAGCGTTCCCCCCCCTGACATCACCTACAGCCTGTCCCTGCCGTGCTCCGTGGCTGACAAAGGCTCCCTCTCTGCACTACAGCTGGAAGCAATCATCTATGCCTGCCAG CAACATGAAGTTTTATTGCCCAATGGGCAGCGAGCTGGGTTCCTCATTGGGGACGGTGCCGGAGTGGGAAAGGGCAGGACCGTTGCGGGCATCATCTTTGAAAATTATcttaaagggaggaaaaaagctctGTG GTTCAGCGTCTCCAATGATCTCAAGTACGATGCTGAGAGAGACCTGAAGGACATCGAGGCCTCCCACATTCCTGTGCATGCTCTGAACAAG ATTAAATACGGTGACACAGCTACCTCAGAAGGAGTCCTCTTTGCCACCTACTCGGCGCTGATCGGCGAAAGCCAGGCCGGGGGACAGCACAGGACGCGCTTAAAACAGATCTTGGACTGGTGCAGGGAAAACTTTGATGGAGTC ATCGTGTTTGATGAATGCCACAAAGCCAAAAACGCCAGCTCTACCAAAATGGGCAAAGCAGTGCTGGACCTGCAGAACAAGCTGCCTCAAGCAAGGGTTGTCTATGCCAGTGCCACAG GTGCCTCAGAGCCAAAAAACATGATTTACATGAGCCGCCTGGGGATCTGGGGGGAGGGAACCCCGTTCCGAGCCTTCGATGAGTTCCTGCACGCGATTGAGAAGAG GGGAGTCGGGGCGATGGAGATCGTGGCGATGGACATGAAGGTCAGTGGGATGTACATTGCCCGGCAGCTCAGCTTCACTGGGGTGACCTTCAGGATCGAGGAGATCCCGCTGGACGAGCAGTACAAGGCTGTCTATGACAAGGCAGCCAAGCTG TGGGCAGAGGCCTTGATGGTGTTCCAGCAGGCAGCCGACTGCATCGGGCTGGAGTCGCGGAAGTCGCTGTGGGGTCAGTTCTGGTCAGCTCACCAGCGCTTCTTCAAGTACCTGTGCATCGCTGCCAAGGTGCGGCGGCTCGTGGAGCTGGCCCAGGAGGAGCTGGCCAGGGACAAG TGCATCGTCATCGGCCTGCAGTCCACGGGGGAGGCTCGCACCAGGGAGGTCCTGGACGAGAATGATGGGCATCTCAACCgttttgtctctgctgcaga AGGCGTCTTTCTATCACTAATTCAGAAGCACTTTCCTTCAaccaaaagaaagagagaaaaaggaactgGCATTAAAAGAAAAC ggcggccgcggggccggtGGCCCAAGGCTCTGCGGGGCCTGTGTGACCCAGGGGTCATCAAGATCAGCGACGACAGCAGCACCGAGTCCGACGACTCCCCCAGCGACATCAACTCCTCCCCGGAGTCCCTGGTGGAGACGGACGACGTCATCTTCGTGGAGCAAACGTACACCGGCTGTGCCGCCGAGG GTAGTTTTCACATGCTGCCTTCCCAGAAAGAGCTGCACGgcctgagagagctggagatcGTGGAAAAGATGAAGCAGGACCTCCTGGCAAAAGTGCAAGCACTGGGCAAAGAACTACCTCTCAACACCTTGGATGAACTGATTGATTACTTTGGGGGCCCAGAGAACGTGGCTGAG ATGACGGGCAGGAAGGGCCATGTCGTCCGCAGGCCCGACGGCTCCGTGGTGTTCGAGTCCCGCGCGGAGCAGGGGCTCTCCATAGACCACGTCAACCTGAAGGAGAAGGAGCGCTTCATGAACGGGGACAAG CTCGTAGCGATAATCTCGGAGGCCTCCAGCTCAGGGATCTCCCTCCAAGCAGACAGACGGGTGAAGAACCAGAAGCGCCGGGTCCACATGaccctggagctgccctggagcGCGGACCGGGCCATCCAGCAGTTCG GCCGAACCCACCGGTCGAACCAGGTCTCTGCTCCAGAGTACGTGTTCCTGAtctcagagctggcaggggaGAGGAGGTTTGCATCCATCGTGGCCAAACGCCTGGAGAGCCTG ggtGCCTTAACTCACGGGGACCGACGGGCCACCGAGTCCCGGGACCTCAGCAAGTACAACTTCGAGAACAAG TATGGGGCCAAAGCCCTGGACAGGGTCCTGTCCACGATCCTCAGCCACATGGAGAACAGAGTTCCTGTGCCCAAGAGCTACGAGAGACGGGAGGCCGACTTTTTCCGTG AAATGAAGCAAGGGCTCATCTCCGTGGGGATCTGCTGCAGTCAGATGAAGTACGGCACTGTCTCGGTGGAGAAGG ACTGCTCCATCACCAAATTCCTGAACCGCATCCTGGGCCTGGAGGTGGACAAGCAGAACATGCTCTTCCAGTATTTTTCTGACACCTTTGACTATCTGATTGAGAAGGACAAGAAGGAGGGCAAATACGACATGGGCATCCTTG ATTTAGCGCCAGGAGTGGATGAGATCTATGAGGAGAGCAAGGAGGTCTTCCTGACCCCGGGGCACCCGCAGGACGGGCAGGTCGTGTTCTACAAG ATCAGTGTCGACAGAGGCTTAAAGTGGGAAGAAGCTTATGAGAAGTCGCTCAAACTGACAGGAGCCAACGAAGGGTTCTACCTCTCCTACAAG ATGCGAGGCAGCAAATACACCTgtctgctggcagagcagagccgTGGGAAGAACTTCATCCTCTACAAGCCAAATATTGGGAAGCAAAGCCAGCCCGAGAGCCTGGACAGTCTGCAGAAGAAGTACCGGCGG GTGATGCCCGAGGAAGCCAAGGAGCACTGGGAGAGCAGCTACCACTTCTCCTTGAAGAACTGTAACCACGCTGTGTG GAACAAGAGCTGCAAGCTGATCCAGGAGGGGAAGGAGTGCTTCCAGGGCATGCGCCTGCGGCACTACTACATGCTGTGCGGGGCCCTGCTGCGGGTGTGGAGCAGGATCGCCGGCATCATGGCCGACATCACCGCCAGCAGCTACCTGCAGATCGTCCGCCTCAAGACCAAGGAGAAGAAGAAGCAAGTTG GGATAAAGATCCCCGAGAGCTGCGTCCACAGGGTGCGGGAGGAGCTGAAGCAGATGGACCAGGACGTGAAGCGGAAGCACAGCCGGCTGCTCCAGGCCCGGGAGCAGGGCCcacccttctccctgcccctgcaCCTCCTGCCAGGGCCCAGGCtacccctgtccctgccctccctgtgccaggacgAGATCCTGGACTTGACCTGcagccctcccagcagcagcattcccGACGTGGTGATGAACCCGGAGCCCGGAGCACTGTGCTTCCCCTCGGagccccccctgcagccccaccagcagcaccagttGCCCTTTTGCTTTGGCCTGGAGGGTGGTGTGGCCCCCGGCCCCTCACGGCACGAGCCCCCAGCaccgccccccccgccgcccctgcagcagccacaggaggaTTTTCTCCAGCAAGATGGGAGTATCAATTTTAGAGAGATCCTGGAGGACATGCTGAGGACGTTCCCCCAGGAGAACCTGCTCCCCCAGGAGCGCCAGAGCGTGATCCAGTTCAGCGGGCCGCACCTGGATTTCTGA
- the POLR2E gene encoding DNA-directed RNA polymerases I, II, and III subunit RPABC1: protein MDDEEETYRLWKIRKTIMQLCHDRGYLVTQDELDQTLEEFKAQFGDKPSEGRPRRTDLTVLVAHNDDPTDQMFVFFPEEPKVGIKTIKMYCQRMQEENITRALIVVQQGMTPSAKQSLVDMAPKYILEQFLQQELLINITEHELVPEHVVMTKEEVTELLARYKLRENQLPRIQAGDPVARYFGIKRGQVVKIIRPSETAGRYITYRLVQ, encoded by the exons ATGGACGACGAGGAGGAGACGTACCGGCTGTGGAAGATCCGCAAGACCATCATGCAG CTCTGCCACGACCGCGGGTACCTGGTGACCCAGGACGAGCTGGACCAGACGCTGGAGGAGTTCAAGGCGCAGTTCGGGGACAAGCCCAGCGagggccgcccccgccgcacCGACCTGACCGTGCTGGTGGCTCACAACGACGACCCCACCGACCAGATGTTCGTCTTCTTCCCCG AGGAGCCCAAGGTGGGGATCAAGACGATCAAGATGTACTGCCAGCGCATGCAGGAGGAGAACATCACCCGGGCCCTGATCGTGGTGCAGCAGGGAATGACCCCCTCGGCCAAGCAG TCCCTGGTGGACATGGCTCCCAAATACAtcctggagcagttcctgcagcaggagcttcTGATCAACATCACTGAGCACGAG CTGGTCCCAGAGCACGTTGTCATGACCAAGGAGGAGGTGACAGAGCTACTGGCCCGATA CAAACTGAGGGAGAACCAGCTGCCCAGGATCCAGGCCGGGGACCCTGTGGCCCGGTACTTTGGGATAAAGCGCGGCCAG GTGGTGAAGATCATCAGGCCCAGCGAGACAGCAGGACGATACATCACCTACAGGCTGGTGCAGTGA
- the CNN2 gene encoding calponin-2 translates to MSSSQFNKGPSYGLSAEVKNRLAQKYDPQKEVELRTWIESVTGQQIGPDFQKGLKDGVILCELMNKLQPNSVRKINRSAQNWHQLENLSNFIKAMASYGMNPVDLFEANDLFESGNLTQVQVSLLALAGMAKTKGLQSGVDIGVKYSEKQQRNFDEAKMKAGQCVIGLQMGTNKCASQSGMTAYGTRRHLYDPKNQILPPMDHSTISLQMGTNKCASQVGMTAPGTRRHIYDAKMGTEKCDNSSMSLQMGSNQGANQSGQVFGLGRQIYDPKYCPQGSQGEVANAAGDLGGDPPGYHYYREEEESY, encoded by the exons ATGAGCAGCTCCCAGTTCAACAAGGGCCCGTCCTACGGCCTCTCCGCCGAGGTCAAGAACCGG CTTGCCCAGAAGTATGACCCGCAGAAGGAGGTTGAGCTGCGGACATGGATCGAGAGTGTCACGGGGCAGCAGATCGGGCCTGATTTCCAGAAGGGGCTGAAGGACGGGGTGATCCTCTGCGA GCTCATGAACAAGCTGCAGCCCAACTCGGTGAGGAAGATCAACCGCTCAGCTCAGAACTGGCACCAG cttgAGAACCTCTCCAACTTCATCAAGGCCATGGCCAGCTACGGCATGAACCCTGTGGACCTCTTCGAAGCCAACGACCTTTTTGAGAGCGGGAacctgacccaggtgcaggtGTCACTGCTGGCGCTGGCGGGAATG GCCAAGACGAAGGGGCTGCAGAGCGGAGTGGACATCGGTGTGAAGTACTCGGAGAAGCAGCAAAGGAATTTTGACGAGGCCAAGATGAAGGCTGGGCAGTGTGTGattgggctgcag ATGGGCACGAACAAGTGCGCCAGCCAGTCCGGCATGACAGCCTACGGCACCCGGAGGCACCTCTACGACCCCAAGAACCAGATCCTGCCGCCCATGGACCACTCCACCATCAGCCTGCAGATGGGCACCAACAAGTGTGCCAGCCAG GTGGGCATGACAGCTCCCGGCACCAGGAGACACATCTACGATGCCAAGATGGGGACAGAGAAGTGCGACAACTCCTCCATGTCACTGCAGATGGGCTCCAACCAGGGCGCCAACCAGAGCGGGCAGGTCTTTGGCCTCGGCCGCCAGATCTATGACCCCAAGTACTGCCCACAGGGCAGCCAGGGCGAGGTGGCCAACGCTGCCGGTGACCTGGGCGGGGACCCCCCTGGGTACCACTACTACcgtgaggaggaggagagctaCTGA
- the GPX4 gene encoding phospholipid hydroperoxide glutathione peroxidase isoform X2, with amino-acid sequence MCAQAEDWRSARAIYDFHALDIDGNDVSLEKYRGCVCIITNVASKUGKTAVNYTQLVDLHARYAERGLRILGFPCNQFGKQEPGDNAQIKAFAENYGVKFDMYSKIDVNGDDAHPLWKWMKEQPKGRGTLGNAIKWNFTKFLINREGQVVKRYSPMEDPYVIEKDLPAYL; translated from the exons ATG TGCGCCCAGGCGGAGGACTGGCGCTCGGCCAGGGCCATCTACGACTTCCACGCCCTCGACATCGATGGCAACGACGTGTCCCTGGAGAAGTACCG AGGCTGCGTCTGCATCATCACCAACGTCGCCTCCAAATGAGGGAAGACCGCGGTAAACTACACTCAGCTTGTTGACCTGCACGCCCGATACGCTGAGAGGGGTTTACGCATCCTGGGCTTTCCCTGCAACCAGTTCGGGAAGCAG GAGCCCGGGGACAACGCTCAGATCAAGGCATTCGCTGAGAACTACGGGGTGAAGTTCGACATGTACAGCAAGATCGATGTGAACGGGGACGATGCCCACCCGCTCTGGAAGTGGATGAAGGAGCAGCCCAAAGGGAGGGGCACCCTGGGCAA TGCAATAAAATGGAACTTCACCAAG TTCCTCATTAACCGGGAGGGCCAAGTGGTGAAGAGGTACAGCCCGATGGAGGATCCCTAC GTGATCGAGAAGGACCTCCCTGCCTACCTGTAG
- the GPX4 gene encoding phospholipid hydroperoxide glutathione peroxidase isoform X1 gives MATTCPWRSTGRRAGPGARGRGAEQQRFLRNPGAAAAPRRARGLSPLTRPVRRGCVCIITNVASKUGKTAVNYTQLVDLHARYAERGLRILGFPCNQFGKQEPGDNAQIKAFAENYGVKFDMYSKIDVNGDDAHPLWKWMKEQPKGRGTLGNAIKWNFTKFLINREGQVVKRYSPMEDPYVIEKDLPAYL, from the exons ATGGCAACGACGTGTCCCTGGAGAAGTACCGGTAGgagggcagggccgggggcgcggggccggggcgctgAGCAGCAGCGGTTCTTGCGTAACCCGGGAGCCGCTGCCGCGCCCCGGCGGGCGAGGGGCCTCTCCCCGCTCACCCGCCCCGTCCGCAGAGGCTGCGTCTGCATCATCACCAACGTCGCCTCCAAATGAGGGAAGACCGCGGTAAACTACACTCAGCTTGTTGACCTGCACGCCCGATACGCTGAGAGGGGTTTACGCATCCTGGGCTTTCCCTGCAACCAGTTCGGGAAGCAG GAGCCCGGGGACAACGCTCAGATCAAGGCATTCGCTGAGAACTACGGGGTGAAGTTCGACATGTACAGCAAGATCGATGTGAACGGGGACGATGCCCACCCGCTCTGGAAGTGGATGAAGGAGCAGCCCAAAGGGAGGGGCACCCTGGGCAA TGCAATAAAATGGAACTTCACCAAG TTCCTCATTAACCGGGAGGGCCAAGTGGTGAAGAGGTACAGCCCGATGGAGGATCCCTAC GTGATCGAGAAGGACCTCCCTGCCTACCTGTAG
- the ARHGAP45 gene encoding rho GTPase-activating protein 45, whose product MFSRKKRELIKTPSISKKSRAGSPVPQTLPDLSRKDCLEAPGSSLGDLPAASAKLSTSPSTVGTLKRPTSLSRHASAASFPLPAAPRAMAKGHKTPTSYSPMEGGEGPFIDPEDISQLLADVARFADALEKLRDVVLRDDPKEPQRPLAHECLGETLRILRQVINKYPLLNTLETLTAAGTLISKVKGFHYESNNEADKREFEKAVETIAVSFSSTVSEFLMGEVDSSTLLSIPPSDQNQSMESLYGGIPGPGGDGVPVGVESYNAARPAAEEVDVMLQRCEGGVDAALQYAKTISKYMKDLISYLEKRTTLEMEFAKGLQKMANSCKQTMSQETNMPFLSIYLLALEQDMEHGTSVLQAANTLQHQTFLQPLMVRRLEHEKRRKEIKEQWHRAQRKLQEAEGNLRKAKQTYMQRSEEHDKAKYVAVKAEEEQQNTTSSITTKTLDKKRRLEEEAKNKAEEAMATYRTCVADANTQKQELEDTKVNSLRQIHEVIKQSDQVIKSATISFYQTMHMQTAPLPVNFQTLCESSKLYDPGQQYASHVRQLQRGDEPDVQYDFKPYVSHNAWSPFSRTRKGSFGASEFSTSAEGAGAGSEGGAGAKEPPSGAEAAERRGGRGHQVHKSWPTTVADAESSLDSNAGEFSHKLQRLSSNGTVSSSEELEEKDETTTPFEQGINGISPELAAPTGPFRNVGLSKAAQTHRLRKLRAPSKCRECNSYVYFQGAECEECYLACHKKCLETLAIQCGHKKLQGKLQLFGQDFTEASRGSPDGIPFIVKKCILEIEKRALKTKGIYRVNGVKTRVEKLCQAFENGKELVELSQASPHDISNVLKLYLRQLPEPLMPFRLYNQLMGLAKESLQGGEAKGRGGKGGPELADRGADTDRVVLSLVLKLRELLKELPYENMATLQYLLQHLRRIMEVEQDNKMTSGNLGIVFGPTLMRPRPTDATISLSSLVDYPHQARIIEALIIFYPTIFEHKEVAALAEPGRRGSGATEEPTAAPSTVPYLDLPSEKGNLAFSADSLAESGDRSVDSDSELEEAVEPRTHLSKQGSETSTDEAQFCDEGSEGPRSRSCSVGQSDTEGSGPRCCSPGDEQSDAEEPPESRVPAAPRDTTSQPSTPVGARARELQPRLI is encoded by the exons ATGTTCTCCCGGAAGAAACGGGAGCTGATTAAAACCCCCTCCATCTCCAAGAAGAGCCGGGCGGGAAGCCCCGTCCCGCAGACCCTGCCG GACCTCTCCCGCAAGGATTGCCTGGAGGCACCAGGCTCCAGCCTGGGGGACCTGCCCGCGGCCAGCGCCAAGCTcagcaccagccccagcaccGTGGGCACCCTGAAGCGCCCCACCAGCCTCAGCCGCCATGCCAGTGCCGCCAGCTTCCCCCTGCCCGCGGCCCCCCGCGCCATGGCCAAGGGACACAAGACCCCCACGTCCTACAGCCCCATGGAGGGCGGGGAGGGTCCCTTCATCGACCCCGAGGacatctcccagctgctggcGGACGTCGCCCGCTTCGCCGACGCCCTGGAGAAGCTGCGGGACGTGGTGCTGCGCGATG ACCCCAAGGAGCCCCAGCGGCCACTGGCCCACGAGTGCTTGGGCGAAACCCTGCGGATCCTGCGCCAGGTCATCAACAAGTACCCACTGCTCAACACCCTGGAGACCCTGACAGCTGCTGGGACCCTCATCTCCAAAGTCAAGG ggttCCACTATGAATCCAACAATGAGGCGGACAAGCGGGAGTTCGAGAAGGCCGTGGAGACCATTGCTGTGTCCTTCAGCAGCAC GGTGTCCGAGTTCCTCATGGGGGAGGTGGACAGCAGCaccctcctctccatcccacccaGCGACCAGAACCAG AGTATGGAGAGCCTCTACGGGGGGATCCCTGGGCCTGGAGGAGACGGTGTGCCTGTGGGCGTGGAGAGCTACAACGCGG CCCGTCCCGCGGCCGAGGAAGTGGATGTGATGCTGCAGCGCTGCGAGGGGGGGGTGGATGCTGCACTCCAGTACGCCAAAACCATCTCCAAGTACATGAAGGACCTGATCTCATACCTGGAGAAGAGGACCACGCTGG agaTGGAGTTTGCTAAAGGGCTCCAGAAAATGGCAAACAGCTGCAAGCAAACCATGAGCCAGGAG acCAACATGCCTTTCCTGTCCATCTACCTGCTGGCCCTGGAGCAGGACATGGAGCATGGGACATCAGTTCTGCAGGCAGCCAACACCCTGCAGCACCAAACCTTCCTCCAG CCGCTGATGGTGAGACGCCTCGAGCACGAGAAGCGGAGGAAGGAGATCAAGGAGCAGTGGCACCGGGCACAGAGGAAACTG CAAGAGGCCGAGGGGAACCTGCGCAAGGCCAAGCAGACATACATGCAGCGCAGCGAGGAGCACGACAAGGCCAAGTACGTGGCGGTGAAAGcggaggaggagcagcagaacacGACCAGCAGCATCACCACCAAAACCCTGGACAAGAAGAGGCGGCTGGAAGAGGAAGCCAAGAACAAG GCAGAGGAGGCCATGGCCACGTATCGCACCTGCGTGGCCGATGCCAACACGcagaagcaggagctggaggacaCCAAGGTGAACTCCCTGCGGCAGATCCATGAGGTGATCAAACAGAGCGACCAGGTCATCAAGTCG GCCACCATCTCCTTCTACCAGACCATGCACATGCAGACGGCGCCGCTGCCCGTGAACTTCCAGACGCTGTGTGAGAGCAGCAAACTGTACGACCCGGGCCAGCAGTACGCGTCCCACGTGCGGCAGCTGCAGCGCGGGGACGAGCCCGACGTGCAGTACGACTTCAAGCCCTACGTGTCCCACAACGCCTG gTCCCCGTTTTCTCGGACACGGAAGGGCAGCTTCGGTGCCAGCGAGTTCTCCACGAGTGCCgagggggccggggccggctctgaaggaggggcaggagccaAGGAGCCTCCGAGCGGGGCCGAGGCGGCCGAGCGGAGGG GTGGGAGGGGACACCAGGTCCATAAATCCTGGCCAACCACTGTTGCTGATGCTGAAAGCAGCCTGGATTCCAATGCAG GTGAATTCAGCCACAAGCTCCAGCGGCTCTCGTCCAACGGCACCGTGTCCTccagtgaggagctggaggagaaggatgaGACCACCACCCCCTTTGAGCAGG GCATCAATGGGAtcagcccagagctggcagctcccacGGGGCCCTTCCGGAATGTTGGCTTGTCCAAGGCTGCCCAGACCCATCGGCTGAGGAAGCTCCGTGCCCCTTCCAAGTGTCGGGAGTGCAACAGCTACGTGTACTTCCAGGGAGCCGAGTGTGAGGAG TGCTACCTGGCCTGCCACAAGAAGTGCCTGGAGACCTTGGCCATCCAGTGTGGGCACAAGAAGCTCCAAGGGAAGCTGCAGCTCTTTGGGCAGGACTTCACAGAGGCATCTCGGGGCAGCCCGGACGGGATCCCCTTCATCGTCAAGAAGTGCATTTTGGAGATCGAGAAGCGGGCTCTGAAAACCAAG ggCATCTATCGAGTTAACGGCGTCAAGACCCGCGTGGAGAAGCTCTGCCAGGCCTTTGAAAATGGGAAGGAGCTGGTGGAGCTGTCCCAGGCCTCCCCCCACGACATCAGCAACGTCCTGAAGCTCTACCTGAGACAG ctgccagagcccCTGATGCCCTTCAGGCTGTACAACCAGCTGATGGGGCTGGCCAAGGAGAGCCTGCAGGGCGGGGAGGCCAAGGGCCGGGGCGGGAAGGGCGGCCCCGAGCTGGCGGACAGAGGAGCCGACACCGACCGGGTGGTGCTGAGCCTGGTGCtgaagctgagggagctgctgaagGAGCTTCCCTACGAGAACATGGCCACGCTCCAGtacctcctgcagcacctgagGAG gatCATGGAAGTGGAACAGGACAACAAGATGACCTCAGGCAACCTGGGCATCGTCTTTGGGCCAACACTGATGCGTCCCAGGCCCACGGACGCCACGATTTCCTTGTCCTCACTGGTGGATTATCCCCACCAAGCTCGTATCATCGAGGCCCTCATCATCTTCTACCCCACCATCTTCGAGCACAAGGAGGTGGCAGCGCTGGCCGAGCCCGGCAGGCGCGGCTCAGGCGCCACAGAGGAG cccacGGCTGCCCCCAGCACTGTCCCCTACCTGGACCTGCCTTCGGAGAAGGGGAATTTGGCTTTCAGCGCCGACTCGCTCGCAG AGTCCGGCGACCGCTCCGTGGACTCCGACTCGGAGCTGGAGGAAGCTGTGGAGCCACGGACCCACCTGAGCAAGCAGGGCAGCGAGACCAGCACGGACGAGGCTCAGTTCTGCGACGAGGGGAGCGAGGGGCCGCGGAGCCGCAGCTGCAGCGTGGGCCAGTCGGACACCGAGGGCTCCGGGCCCCGCTGCTGCAGCCCCGGGGACGAGCAGAGCGACGCGGAGGAGCCCCCCGAGAGCCGcgtccctgctgcccccagggacaccacgagccagcccagcaccccTGTGGGTGCCAGGGCCCGTGAGCTGCAGCCCCGGCTCATCTGA